TGTGTGCGTCAAGCAGGTCCCGGACACCGAGGCCCGCGTCCAGGTGGCGGGAGACGGCAAATCGATCGAGACCGCGGATATCAACTTCATCCTGAACCCGTTCGATGAGTTCGCGGTGGAGCAGGCCCTGCTGACAAGGGAGCAGCACAGCGGCGAGGTCACCGCGCTCAGCCTGGGAGACAACGGCGCGGCGGCGGCGATCCGCACGGCGATGGCGATGGGTGTGGATAAGGGGATCCATCTCAAGACAGACCAGCCGGCCGAGGATCCGCT
This window of the Candidatus Glassbacteria bacterium genome carries:
- a CDS encoding electron transfer flavoprotein subunit beta — translated: MNIYVCVKQVPDTEARVQVAGDGKSIETADINFILNPFDEFAVEQALLTREQHSGEVTALSLGDNGAAAAIRTAMAMGVDKGIHLKTDQPAEDPL